The DNA sequence tctccatactggcatggattgaatggtttgactggagttgGCCAGCCAAAGAACTGCCCAggttctatgtctgttttggcagggtttctacagctggctacccttcctaatgccgaccactctacagagtatactgggtactttttacatggcactgacatgAGCCCTTTTACGTGGACCAGCCCCTATGCGCCAGCAAGATTAGAATCATTCGGCTGAAGATGGATGCAGGGAACCTCAATTTTACtcagcttgacatgtcttctcaagcacagcaaatctgCTCAGAAGACTCAAAAGGTGCCTTGTTATCCTCTCTGTAAGGCCCAACCTATGGaggtcctttctcaccactttgtctcacatcttcctgggtttacccctTCCACACAACCCTCCataattagagatcagcactcatatctatgtatgtatgtgtgtatcatcatcatcatcatcatcgttgtttaacgtccgctttccatgctagcatgggttggacgatttgactgaggactggtaagccagcaggctgcaccagactccaatctgatctggcagagtttctacagctggatgcccttcctaacgccaaccactccaagagtatagtgggtgcttttacgtgtcacccgcacgaaggccagtcaagcggtactggcaacggccacgctcaaaatggtgttttttttaatgtgccacccacacaagagccagtccaggggcactggcaacgatctcgctcaaaaatccttacacatgtcacgggcacaagtgccagaaaggcgacgctgggtacaggtgccatcccgatttcgcttgccccagtATGTTCATTATTCCTTTTCCTGGTTTCAGCCAAAGGCcgggggccatgctggagcactgcctttaagtgtgtttgttttttttattctgtactGTTTTTGGCAAAGAAATAAGTTGGATGGAACCCCACTTCCTTGTGCATCCCACtgtgatgtgggttcatctggggTTTCATATTGAAATTTGTGCTTTTTGAAGATCTCCACATCTACACCTCAGAAAGGTTGTTTGGCAGAATGCTGAATAGTTGTGGACCCctgttacttcccttgaatatttttatttattttttttatccccctaaacttgaagattacccacatacatatatatatatatatatatatatatatatatatatatacgacgggattctttcggtttccatctaccaaatccactttcaaggctttgatcgacctggggctatagtagaagacacttgcccaagtactatgcattgggactgaacccggaaccatgtggttgggaagaaactttttaccgcacagccatgtctgcgtgcgcgggcacgcgcacacacacactcacacatatatattaatgtaaagtAAGTATCTATAGTTATAATAGTGTTACCATTATGTctgtaaattatttaatttaattttttttttatagagtttATATGTCTTTTATAACTGAAATAATACAGGAAAATATACCACATGAAATAGTTTAAATAGTGGTTAGATCGGAGATTAACTTGTTGCTAAATCCACTTTGAATTGCACCttattatttacacacaaaaaaaggTCAAAATAACACATTCCTGGATTATCTCGACCAAAAATTCATAGATTACAGATATTTTCAGTACTGTTACTGGGCAAAAAGACAAGTTGATAAGGGAGGGAACTCTCTGTACTTATctcagttatttccctttgtttcttttttttttaactttttggtTTTATTCTCCGATAAGGAACATTTGAAATACGATTTATCAGAATCATTACATCATCAGACGAAACGCTTGCGATATTTCATTGTATCCCTTCGCGATCCCAGTTCGGATCCCGCAGAAATTATCTTcggtttttattcttttgcattgAAAAAACTATTGTCTTGTTaatataatcgactgtccccAAATGATGATGGTCTTTTCGTTTGTTATATTGTGACAAGTCTTTGCTAGGTTATAACGAGTCTTTGCTGAGTTGTGAGGAATCTTTACTATTTTATGGTATATCTTGTTTCTGCTGTGATGAATCTTTGCTATGTTATGCCAAGTCTTTGCTATATTATGACGAATTTTGGTTATATTATGACGAATCTTTGCTCTCTTATGATATGTCTTTGCTCAGTTGTAACGAATCTTTCCTACGTTGTGATTAATCTTCCCTATGTTGTGATGAGTCTTTACTATGTCATGACAAATCTTTGCTCTGTTGTGACAAGTTATTGGTATGTTATGTTGAGTCTTTTCGATAACTATTTAAAACTATATGACAATGGTACGTCCACACTTAGAATTTGCATCACCCATATGGAATCCCTATCTTGCTCAGCCTATaaatctcctggaaactgttaAGAAACGTGCAGCAAAGCGAATACTTGccgtcaggcatctaccatactctgaatcCCTTCCTTTCCGTGGTATGGACACACTGAAGCTCAGATGTCTGGCAACTGACATGGTAGATACCCACAAGATATTCCACCATCTTTCCCACAACAACCTTGGCACCTTTCTTGAATTCCATATAACAAACACTTGTGGACTTGCttacaaaatcagaaaataaCTCATACTTTCGGATACATTTTTTTAcactcagaattgttgaagcatggaataaactacgaCTAATGACTGCACTTCAGTCGTTAGCTGTCGagacactgcatccttcaaaattACCATGCTTCTGGAAAATctgccaacagtacacctgatggaTTTTTTTCAagctgtagtgcacctgagcactgtatataacattttctttcatatattcatattgtgATGAATCTATGCTATTTTATGATGTGTCTTTAGATGGTGATATTCTCAGGTTGAAGCCCTCTAATGATGGCTCtgttcagaaggctgtaatatgtCATTTGACAAAGAAACGCTGTACAAAGAATTCATAGAACAAACTGCAACTTTAAATGCCTTTACTCTCAggttcaaatatatacaaattgaatAACAATGGAAGGAGTTTGATGAAAGGACCATGTGTAACCGCATGTGCTCGCTACCGCGGGTGTGCAAGAGATAGCTAGGTCATGTCTTTTCTCTCCAGCTTCTTGGTGCGAAAGAGGAAGTGCCAGAGCTTAGTGTCTGAACCTTCACCATCTAGTGGCCAACTAATTTAAACAGCCACTGTCAGGAGAGATAACTGCACCTATATGTCTTTCCTGTGTTGTGGTGAATCTTTCTTCTTCTGCGATTAGTCTTCACTATATTGTGACAAGTCTTCACTGTGTTGTGACAAGTCTTTGCTGTGTTGTGATAAGTTTTTGATCTCTCCTGTGATAAGTCTTTGCTATCTTTTACcttctattcttttatctgtGTCAGTCATtaagttgtggccatgctggggcaacaccctgaagaacttttagctgaatgaatcaacctcaatcctttttttttgctaaaccactaagttacagggacataaacacaccagcatcggttgtcaagcgatattggggggacaaatgcagacacaaagacacacacagacatagatatataaacatacacaatgggcttctttcagtttccgtctcacaaatccactcacaagtctttgattggatccaaggctatagtagaagacatgaaaccaaagtgccatgcagtgggactgaacccagaaccttgaggttgggaagcaaacttcttaccacacagccaaacctcctatattactcttttactcttttacttgtttcagtcatttgactgcggccatgctggagcaccacctttagtcgagcaaattaaccccaggacttattctttggatgcctagtacttattctatcggtctctttttgccgaaccgctaagttacggggacgtaaacacaccaccatcggttgtcaagcgatgttgggggggcaaacacagacacacatacacacaaacataNNNNNNNNNNNNNNNNNNNNNNNNNNNNNNNNNNNNNNNNNNNNNNNNNNNNNNNNNNNNNNNNNNNNNNNNNNNNNNNNNNNNNNNNNNNNNNNNNNNNNNNNNNNNNNNNNNNNNNNNNNNNNNNNNNNNNNNNNNNNNNNNNNNNNNNNNNNNNNNNNNNNNNNNNNNNNNNNNNNNNNNNNNNNNNNNNNNNNNNNNNNNNNNNNNNNNNNNNNNNNNNNNNNNNNNNNNNNNNNNNNNNNNNNNNNNNNNNNNNNNNNNNNNNNNNNNNNNNNNNNNNNNNNNNNNNNNNNNNNNNNNNNNNNNNNNNNNNNNNNNNNNNNNNNNNNNNNNNNNNNNNNNNNNNNNNNNNNNNNNNNNNNNNNNNNNNNNNNNNNNNNNNNNNNNNNNNNNNNGACAAGTGCCATCGTTATTTCTATAAAACGTCTACTAATTAGAATTAGCCCTCTGTCTCTCCGATCCACTTTCTGTCcacccctctctgtctgtctctctgtctctttgtctgtctctctgtctctttctctctccctgcttatctttccgtctctctttctctccatccatTTCTTGCACTCCCAGTTCCtctctcttcacttctctctttctcctcacatctctctctcttttcacctctctctctttctcttcacctctctctctcttcacctctctctctcttcacctctctctctctctccacatctctctcttcacttctctctctcttcacctctatgtctgtctgtttatctatctatctatctatctatctatctatctatctatctatctatctatctatctatctatctatctatctaattcctctctctctcttcagcctatctgtctgtctgcNNNNNNNNNNNNNNNNNNNNNNNNNNNNNNNNNNNNNNNNNNNNNNNNNNNNNNNNNNNNNNNNNNNNNNNNNNNNNNNNNNNNNNNNNNNNNNNNNNNNNNNNNNNNNNNNNNNNNNNNNNNNNNNNNNNNNNNNNNNNNNNNNNNNNNNNNNNNNNNNNNNNNNNNNNNNNNNNNNNNNNNNNNNNNNNNNNNNNNNNNNNNNNNNNagagagagagagagagagagagagagaatgggaatttatgtgtgtgtatatgtttgtgtgtctgtgtttgtaccccccaatatcacttgacaaccgatggtggtgtgtttacgtccctgtaacttagcggttcggcaaaaagagatcaatagaaaaagtactaggctaacaaagaataagtcctggggtcgatttacttgactaaaggtggtgctccagcatggccgcagtcaaatgactgaaacaagtaaaagagagtaaaagagtgagagagagtgatagatagagagagagagagaaagagagggagagagagaaggagagaatgggAATTCCTGTGTGTGTATTGCTCTAAAAATCGGTCAACCATTTCGAaatgtatttatctttctttgaCAGATGAATTCCCACAATCCTTGATGATTCTTCACCTGACAGGTAATCCATGCTGTGACAATCCTGATTACAGGTAAACATTTTTGCATCTACCTAGCagagaaaacatttaattttagtcatcatcgtcatcaccaccaccgctggcatcatcatcaccaccatcatcacactcattactatcaccaccatcatcatcattaacaccaccaccattatcattaccacaccatcatcaacaccaccacctccaccatcatcatttgcaTTAGCATCATTGCTGCAGTCACAGCTTATATCcatactgttgatgacatcaggtagccaaacACAGTGAATGTGCTTCAAACAGCATACTACAAGGTGTAAGCCCAAATTTAAAATagttacttatgtgtgtgtatatatgtatatatatatatatatattctataccccacattggttctgcaggaatataaataaaacataaaaaacagacagtgttggaactcttttaatcAAAATTATATANNNNNNNNNNNNNNNNNNNNNNNNNNNNNNNNNNNNNNNNNNNNNNNNNNNNNNNNNNNNNNNNNNNNNNNNNNNNNNNNNNNNNNNNNNNNNNNNNNNNNNNNNNNNNNNNNNNNNNNNNNNNNNNNNNNNNNNNNNNNNNNNNNNNNNNNNNNNNNNNNNNNNNNNNNNNNNNNNNNNNNNNNNNNNNNNNNNNNNNNNNNNNNNNNNNNNNNNNNNNNNNNNNNNNNNNNNNNNNNNNNNNNNNNNNNNNNNNNNNNNNNNNNNNNNNNNNNNNNNNNNNNNNNNNNNNNNNNNNNNNNNNNNNNNNNNNNNNNNNNNNNNNNNNNNNNNNNNNNNNNNNNNNNNNNNNNNNNNNNNNNNNNNNNNNNNNNNNNNNNNNNNNNNNNNNNNNNNNNNNNNNNNNNNNNNNNNNNNNNNNNNNNNNNNNNNNNNNNNNNNNNNNNNNNNNNNNNNNNNNNNNNNNNNNNNNNNNNNNNNNNNNNNNNNNNNNNNNNNNNNNNNNNNNNNNNNNNNNNNNNNNNNNNNNNNNNNNNNNNNNNNNNNNNNNNNNNNNNNNNNNNNNNNNNNNNNNNNNNNNNNNNNNNNNNNNNNNNNNNNNNNNNNNNNNNNNNNNNNNNNNNNNNNNNNNNNNNNNNNNNNNNNNNNNNNNNNNNNNNNNNNNNNNNNNNNNNNNNNNNNNNNNNNNNNNNNNNNNNNNNNNNNNNNNNNNNNNNNNNNNNNNNNNNNNNNNNNNNNNNNNNNNNNNNNNNNNNNNNNNNNNNNNNNNNNNNNNNNNNNNNNNNNNNNNNNNNNNNNNNNNNNNNNNNNNNNNNNNNNNNNNNNNNNNNNNNNNNNNNNNNNNNNNNNNNNNNNNNNNNNNNNNNNNNNNNNNNNNNNNNNNNNNNNNNNNNNNNNNNNNNNNNNNNNNNNNNNNNNNNNNNNNNNNNNNNNNNNNNNNNNNNNNNNNNNNNNNNNNNNNNNNNNNNNNNNNNNNNNNNNNNNNNNNNNNNNNNNNNNNNNNNNNNNNNNNNNNNNNNNNNNNNNNNNNNNNNNNNNNNNNNNNNNNNNNNNNNNNNNNNNNNNNNNNNNNNNNNNNNNNNNNNNNNNNNNNNNNNNNNNNNNNNNNNNNNNNNNNNNNNNNNNNNNNNNNNNNNNNNNNNNNNNNNNNNNNNNNNNNNNNNNNNNNNNNNNNNNNNNNNNNNNNNNNNNNNNNNNNNNNNNNNNNNNNNNNNNNNNNNNNNNNNNNNNNNNNNNNNNNNNNNNNNNNNNNNNNNNNNNNNNNNNNNNNNNNNNNNNNNNNNNNNNNNNNNNNNNNNNNNNNNNNNNNNNNNNNNNNNNNNNNNNNNNNNNNNNNNNNNNNNNNNNNNNNNNNNNNNNNNNNNNNNNNNNNNNNNNNNNNNNNNNNNNNNNNNNNNNNNNNNNNNNNNNNNNNNNNNNNNNNNNNNNNNNNNNNNNNNNNNNNNNNNNNNNNNNNNNNNNNNNNNNNNNNNNNNNNNNNNNNNNNNNNNNNNNNNNNNNNNNNNNNNNNNNNNNNNNNNNNNNNNNNNNNNNNNNNNNNNNNNNNNNNNNNNNNNNNNNNNNNNNNNNNNNNNNNNNNNNNNNNNNNNNNNNNNNNNNNNNNNNNNNNNNNNNNNNNNNNNNNNNNNNNNNNNNNNNNNNNNNNNNNNNNNNNNNNNNNNNNNNNNNNNNNNNNNNNNNNNNNNNNNNNNNgcgtggcaccttgggcaagtgtcttctactatagcctcgggccgaccaaagccttgtgagtggatttggtagacggaaactgaaagaagcttgtcgtatatatatatatatatatatacgacaggcttctttacatatatatatatatatgtatgtgtgtgtatatgtttgtgtgtctgtgtttgtccccccaacatcgcttgacaactgatgctggtgtgtttacgtcccgtaacttagcggttcggcaaaagagaccaattgaataagtactaggcttacaaagaataagtcctggggtcgatttgcttgactaaaggccaAGTGTGAAGCATTTGCACCTAGACTTAAGGCTGTGATTCGAAACAGAGGTGGTCATATCAAATAAATATGGTAGTGTCATAATtgtttcctttaccattgcaGTGCAATGCTTGGACCCAAAATATAACACTATTTTGTTATGGCAAGATTGAAATAGGTtagttgccttaattttgggactccctatatatgtatgtaagtatgtatgtatatgtaacaattAGTTCCTGGTAACAGTAATAGTATAGGCATACTAACTATGTTTTGGCAACTGATGAACTGGTACCCCTCTTTGAATCTGGACATAATTAGGTAAGgacttttcagtttccattgaccattattaataattttttattttgttaatggcatctctttctctctctctctctctctctctcaatcaattaatcaatcaatcaatcattaaCCCCTTCTATTTGCAGAGGCAGAATTATCCAAGACTTACAAAATCTGAATGAATTAGATGGTCAACCAGTCGGTAAAGAAGAACAAAAGGAATGTGGCTTTGTCATCACTCGCAGTGATGATTCTGATGAAAATGACGATGCTGATAAATCTACTAAAGTTTCAAATGTAAGATTACAATTTCAGTTATTTACAGAGAATGTCTTTTAGCTCTCTAAGATTCAAGAGGAGCCATTTCAAACATGATTCAACCCaaaaccttttttaaaaaattcttctaaattttattttgaaaaaatttctccaagatgttcatcatcatcatcatcattatcattatcatttagcatctgttttccatgctggcatgggtcagacagtttgactggaactggtaagatggagagctgcaccaggcttcagttgtccgttttggtttggtttctatggctggatgtccttcctaatgccagccactccacagAGTGCACCGGGTGACttctatgtgtcactggcactagccatgactacagtttcacttggcttgacgtgtcttctcaagcatagcaaatcACCAAAAAAGTCTCTGTCACCTGTCATTTGTCATCACCTTTGTGAGACTCAGTATATGTCATCTGCATGGGTGCATTCAGTGTCACTGGCACGGtttccttttatgtgtcactggcacatgtgcccTTCATGTGTCACTGGGATCAGTgcctttttatgtgtcactggcactgacCACATCTATGATCTCGcttagcttgatatgtcttctcaagcacagcaaatcaccaaaggtctcggtcacctgtCATCGCCTTGatgagactcaacatctgaagatcatattttctcttttactcttttacttgtttcagtcatttgactgcggccatgctggagcaccgcctttagtcgagcaaatcgaccccaggacttattctttgtaggcctagtacttattctatcggtctcttttgccgaaccgctaagttacagggacgtaaacacaccagcatcagttgtcaaacgatgttcgggtgacaaacacagacacacaaacatacacacacacatacacactcatatatatatatatatatatacatatatacgacaggcttctttcagtttctgtctaccaaatccactcacaaggctttggttggcctgaggctatagtagaagacacttgcccaaggtgcNNNNNNNNNNNNNNNNNNNNNNNNNNNNNNNNNNNNNNNNNNNNNNNNNNNNNNNNNNNNNNNNNNNNNNNNNNNNNNNNNNNNNNNNNNNNNNNNNNNNNNNNNNNNNNNNNNNNNNNNNNNNNNNNNNNNNNNNNNNNNNNNNNNNNNNNNNNNNNNNNNNNNNNNNNNNNNNNNNNNNNNNNNNNNNNNNNNNNNNNNNNNNNNNNNNNNNNNNNNNNNNNNNNNNNNNNNNNNNNNNNNNNNNNNNNNNNNNNNNNNNNNNNNNNNNNNNNNNNNNNNNNNNNNNNNNNNNNNNNNNNNNNNNNNNNNNNNNNNNNNNNNNNNNNNNNNNNNNNNNNNNNNNNNNNNNNNNNNNNNNNNNNNNNNNNNNNNNNNNNNNNNNNNNNNNNNNNNNNNNNNNNNNNNNNNNNNNNNNNNNNNNNNNNNNNNNNNNNNNNNNNNNNNNNNNNNNNNNNNNNNNNNNNNNNNNNNNNNNNNNNNNNNNNNNNNNNNNNNNNNNNNNNNNNNNNNNNNNNNNNNNNNNNNNNNNNNNNNNNNNNNNNNNNNNNNNNNNNNNNNNNNNNNNNNNNNNNNNNNNNNNNNNNNNNNNNNNNNNNNNNNNNNNNNNNNNNNNNNNNNNNNNNNNNNNNNNNNNNNNNNNNNNNNNNNNNNNNNNNNNNNNNNNNNNNNNNNNNNNNNNNNNNNNNNNNNNNNNNNNNNNNNNNNNNNNNNNNNNNNNNNNNNNNNNNNNNNNNNNNNNNNNNNNNNNNNNNNNNNNNNNNNNNNNNNNNNNNNNNNNNNNNNNNNNNNNNNNNNNNNNNNNNNNNNNNNNNNNNNNNNNNNNNNNNNNNNNNNNNNNNNNNNNNNNNNNNNNNNNNNNNNNNNNNNNNNNNNNNNNNNNNNNNNNNNNNNNNNNNNNNNNNNNNNNNNNNNNNNNNNNNNNNNNNNNNNNNNNNNNNNNNNNNNNNNNNNNNNNNNNNNNNNNNNNNNNNNNNNNNNNNNNNNNNNNNNNNNNNNNNNNNNNNNNNNNNNNNNNNNNNNNNNNNNNNNNNNNNNNNNNNNNNNNNNNNNNNNNNNNNNNNNNNNNNNNNNNNNNNNNNNNNNNNNNNNNNNNNNNNNNNNNNNNNNNNNNNNNNNNNNNNNNNNNNNNNNNNNNNNNNNNNNNNNNNNNNNNNNNNNNNNNNNNNNNNNNNNNNNNNNNNNNNNNNNNNNNNNNNNNNNNNNNNNNNNNNNNNNNNNNNNNNNNNNNNNNNNNNNNNNNNNNNNNNNNNNNNNNNNNNNNNNNNNNNNNNNNNNNNNNNNNNNNNNNNNNNNNNNNNNNNNNNNNNNNNNNNNNNNNNNNNNNNNNNNNNNNNNNNNNNNNNNNNNNNNNNNNNNNNNNNNNNNNNNNNNNNNNNNNNNNNNNNNNNNNNNNNNNNNNNNNNNNNNNNNNNNNNNNNNNNNNNNNNNNNNNNNNNNNNNNNNNNNNNNNNNNNN is a window from the Octopus bimaculoides isolate UCB-OBI-ISO-001 unplaced genomic scaffold, ASM119413v2 Scaffold_194815, whole genome shotgun sequence genome containing:
- the LOC128251379 gene encoding dynein axonemal assembly factor 11-like, whose protein sequence is MILHLTGNPCCDNPDYRGRIIQDLQNLNELDGQPVGKEEQKECGFVITRSDDSDENDDADKSTKVSNVRLQFQLFTENVF